From the Leucobacter tenebrionis genome, one window contains:
- a CDS encoding carbohydrate ABC transporter permease produces MPPAAAAPPPRTRRRARTRSTALGWGLIAPSLLGILAFLLAPIVVVFWLSLHQWDLISDPSWAGLSKWQAVLHDGGFWNSMLVTLLFVVFVIPLQTLLGLWIANLLTKGLPGSGLLRVIYVIPWVCAPLALGIVWNWIFQPTGGALNELFGTHVRWLADPAFALPSVAAVTVWSQVGYVALFFMAGLAVIPSQVIEAARIDGASATRIFWSIKVPLLRPTMFFVLVTSVISTFQIFDTVYGLTPQGGPNGSTSVAAFTLYQTAFKRFDVGSASVIAVILFVVLVLITIVQQAYFRKRMTYDLS; encoded by the coding sequence ATGCCCCCTGCCGCAGCAGCACCGCCTCCGCGGACGCGTCGCCGCGCGCGCACGCGATCCACGGCCCTCGGCTGGGGTCTGATCGCCCCGAGCCTGCTCGGCATCCTGGCCTTCCTGCTCGCCCCGATCGTGGTCGTGTTCTGGCTGAGCCTGCACCAGTGGGATCTCATCTCGGATCCGAGCTGGGCCGGGCTCTCGAAGTGGCAGGCCGTGCTGCACGACGGCGGGTTCTGGAACTCGATGCTGGTCACGCTGCTGTTCGTCGTGTTCGTGATCCCGCTGCAGACCCTGCTGGGCCTCTGGATCGCCAACCTGCTCACGAAGGGCCTGCCGGGTTCGGGCCTGCTGCGCGTCATCTACGTCATCCCGTGGGTGTGCGCGCCGCTCGCGCTCGGAATCGTGTGGAACTGGATCTTCCAGCCGACCGGCGGCGCCCTCAACGAACTGTTCGGCACGCACGTGAGATGGCTCGCCGATCCCGCGTTCGCGCTGCCCTCGGTCGCGGCGGTGACCGTCTGGTCGCAGGTGGGCTACGTCGCCCTCTTCTTCATGGCCGGGCTGGCGGTGATCCCGAGCCAGGTAATCGAGGCCGCGAGGATCGACGGCGCGAGCGCCACCCGGATCTTCTGGAGCATCAAGGTTCCGCTGCTGCGCCCGACGATGTTCTTCGTGCTGGTCACCTCGGTGATCAGCACCTTCCAGATCTTCGACACGGTGTACGGGCTCACGCCGCAGGGCGGGCCGAACGGCAGCACCTCGGTGGCCGCCTTCACGCTCTATCAGACCGCATTCAAGCGCTTCGATGTGGGATCCGCATCCGTCATCGCGGTCATCCTCTTCGTCGTCCTCGTGCTCATCACCATCGTGCAGCAGGCGTACTTCCGGAAGCGAATGACCTATGACCTCAGCTAG
- a CDS encoding carbohydrate kinase family protein: MHPFDPIPRTEPQQLDLFLAGPLFFDLVFTDLPEDPRPGTEVRAGGMGSLPGGVANMAVAAARLGLRTGLAAGFGDDAYGSWNWSVLGEHEGIDLSRSRVIDGWHSSVTVSVNRHGDRSMITHADESPVSIEELVGETPQARAYFVDLGEERVVDAGGAATAPWWTGALGTDALIFADVGWDDSGSWDPRVLDALDGCHAFLPNRVEAMAYTRTDTPEAAARALAERVPLAVVTLGAEGALAIDASTGEEARVAGVPVTAFDATGAGDVFTAAMITGTLQGWPLVDRLNFATLCAGLAVQNFGGSLGSPSWNDLATWRIGVLSRTEHDEAARELAQRFGFIDRALQQGAPQTLRACATIGFEPRR, translated from the coding sequence GTGCACCCCTTCGATCCGATCCCGCGCACCGAACCCCAGCAGCTCGATCTCTTCCTCGCGGGTCCGCTCTTCTTCGACCTCGTCTTCACCGACCTGCCTGAGGATCCGCGGCCCGGCACCGAGGTGCGCGCCGGCGGTATGGGGTCCCTGCCCGGCGGGGTCGCGAACATGGCGGTGGCAGCTGCTCGGCTCGGGCTGCGGACGGGCCTCGCGGCGGGCTTCGGCGACGACGCGTACGGCTCCTGGAACTGGTCGGTGCTCGGCGAGCACGAGGGGATCGACCTCAGCCGCTCGCGCGTGATCGACGGCTGGCACTCCTCGGTCACCGTCTCGGTGAACCGGCACGGCGACCGCAGCATGATCACCCACGCCGACGAATCGCCCGTCTCCATCGAGGAGCTGGTCGGTGAGACGCCCCAGGCCCGCGCCTACTTCGTCGACCTGGGGGAGGAGCGCGTCGTCGACGCGGGCGGCGCTGCGACGGCTCCCTGGTGGACGGGTGCGCTGGGGACCGACGCGCTGATCTTCGCCGACGTCGGCTGGGACGACTCGGGGTCGTGGGATCCGCGGGTGCTCGACGCCCTCGACGGCTGCCACGCCTTCCTGCCCAACCGGGTCGAGGCCATGGCCTACACCCGCACCGACACCCCGGAGGCGGCGGCGCGAGCGCTCGCGGAGCGGGTGCCGCTCGCTGTCGTGACGCTCGGGGCGGAGGGCGCGCTGGCGATCGATGCCTCGACCGGTGAGGAGGCGCGTGTCGCCGGCGTGCCGGTCACGGCATTCGACGCGACCGGGGCGGGCGATGTCTTCACCGCGGCCATGATCACCGGCACGCTGCAGGGCTGGCCCCTCGTGGACCGCCTCAACTTCGCCACGCTGTGCGCGGGTCTCGCGGTGCAGAACTTCGGGGGATCGCTGGGATCCCCCAGCTGGAACGACCTCGCGACCTGGCGCATCGGCGTGCTCTCGCGCACCGAGCACGACGAGGCGGCGAGAGAGCTCGCGCAGCGCTTCGGATTCATCGACCGCGCGCTCCAGCAGGGGGCGCCCCAGACGCTGCGGGCGTGCGCCACCATCGGCTTCGAACCGCGACGCTGA
- a CDS encoding ABC transporter substrate-binding protein has protein sequence MKQRRILAALAGVAIAGLALTSCASEGGGNGGGDGDVTLTFRTWDTNAQAAYEESFAAFTEQNPDITVDVEVVPWADYFTKLRTDIAGDSAADLFWINSSSYLPYAQSGALLDIADVYGDDFDAAKAEWAPSVVEQFTDDGKLYGVPQTSDGGIAVYYNADLLEAAGVAPEELSELQWAPGGGSDDTLIPTLQKLTVDQAGKTAADADFDANSIAQYGYNAAQDLQAIYLPYIGSNGGTFQDGEKFTFSNPKTVEAFQYIVDLINEYHVAPDAADTNTNGDFSRDQFLQGKMALFQSGLYNLANVADNADFDWGVAMLPAGPEGAVSVTNGVAVVGNAKSDHQEAVNKVLQWLGTADGNSAIGATGANLPAVEGAQDVYRQYWADKDVNLDPFFDVLESGVTIPAPVGENFGAASEGFGPILSEIFLGQLPVEEGLKQADEVANAAIG, from the coding sequence ATGAAACAGAGGCGAATTCTCGCGGCGCTGGCCGGGGTCGCGATCGCGGGCCTCGCGCTCACCTCATGCGCTTCGGAGGGCGGCGGGAACGGCGGAGGCGACGGCGACGTCACCCTCACCTTCCGCACGTGGGACACCAACGCGCAGGCAGCCTACGAGGAGTCCTTCGCGGCGTTCACCGAGCAGAACCCCGACATCACGGTCGACGTCGAGGTCGTGCCGTGGGCCGACTACTTCACCAAGCTGCGCACCGACATCGCCGGCGACAGCGCCGCCGACCTCTTCTGGATCAACTCCTCCTCCTACCTCCCCTACGCGCAGTCGGGCGCGCTGCTCGACATCGCCGACGTCTACGGCGACGACTTCGATGCGGCGAAGGCGGAGTGGGCGCCCAGCGTCGTCGAGCAGTTCACCGATGACGGCAAGCTCTACGGCGTGCCCCAGACATCCGACGGCGGGATCGCGGTGTACTACAACGCGGATCTCCTCGAGGCGGCGGGCGTCGCACCCGAAGAGCTCTCGGAGCTGCAGTGGGCGCCCGGCGGCGGATCCGACGACACCCTGATCCCGACCCTGCAGAAGCTGACCGTCGACCAGGCCGGCAAGACCGCCGCGGACGCCGATTTCGACGCGAACAGCATCGCCCAGTACGGCTACAACGCGGCGCAGGATCTGCAGGCCATCTACCTGCCCTACATCGGCTCGAACGGCGGCACCTTCCAGGACGGCGAGAAGTTCACCTTCTCGAACCCGAAGACCGTCGAGGCGTTCCAGTACATCGTGGATCTCATCAACGAGTACCACGTCGCGCCCGACGCCGCGGACACGAACACCAACGGCGACTTCAGCCGCGACCAGTTCCTGCAGGGCAAGATGGCGCTGTTCCAGTCGGGTCTGTACAACCTGGCGAACGTCGCCGACAACGCCGACTTCGACTGGGGCGTCGCGATGCTGCCCGCCGGCCCCGAGGGCGCGGTCAGCGTCACCAATGGCGTCGCGGTCGTCGGCAACGCGAAGAGCGACCACCAGGAGGCGGTGAACAAGGTGCTGCAGTGGCTCGGCACCGCCGACGGCAACAGCGCTATCGGCGCGACCGGAGCGAATCTGCCGGCGGTCGAGGGTGCGCAGGACGTCTACCGGCAGTACTGGGCCGACAAGGACGTGAACCTCGATCCCTTCTTCGATGTGCTCGAGAGCGGCGTCACGATCCCCGCCCCCGTCGGTGAGAACTTCGGGGCCGCCTCCGAGGGCTTCGGTCCGATCCTGAGCGAGATCTTCCTGGGCCAGCTGCCAGTCGAGGAGGGCCTGAAGCAAGCCGACGAGGTGGCCAACGCCGCGATCGGTTAG
- a CDS encoding carbohydrate ABC transporter permease, whose amino-acid sequence MTSASASGTARDRRLGAGGEPRPGLLGTLGVYVVLIAGALLVLGPFVLSLMTAFKTPQQLATQSKLAPPWPLTLENFQRLFEGDLVDFSRAIGVTTGYVAIVLVGQLIFSILAAYAFARLRFPGRDALFWVYLATLMVPAVVTMVPLYLMISEMGLRNTFWGLVLPYLFGSPYAIFLLREYFRGIPQDLVDAARIDGAGHWRILTRIIVPLSRPIIVTLGIITVVTHWNNFMWPLIITSGPEWSVITTTTASVQTQFNGNWTIVMAATTIALLPLIVLFTIFNKQIVSSIAITSFR is encoded by the coding sequence ATGACCTCAGCTAGCGCAAGCGGTACTGCCCGCGATCGCAGACTCGGCGCGGGCGGCGAGCCGCGACCCGGGCTGCTCGGCACGCTGGGCGTGTACGTCGTGCTGATCGCGGGCGCACTGCTCGTGCTCGGCCCGTTCGTGCTGAGCCTGATGACCGCGTTCAAGACACCGCAGCAGCTCGCGACCCAGTCGAAGCTGGCACCGCCGTGGCCGCTCACCCTCGAGAACTTCCAGCGCCTCTTCGAGGGCGACCTCGTCGACTTCTCGCGCGCGATCGGCGTGACGACCGGCTATGTCGCGATCGTGCTCGTCGGGCAGCTCATCTTCTCGATACTCGCGGCCTACGCCTTCGCCCGCCTGCGCTTCCCCGGGCGGGACGCCCTGTTCTGGGTCTACCTCGCGACCCTGATGGTGCCCGCGGTCGTCACGATGGTGCCCCTCTACCTGATGATCTCGGAGATGGGCCTGCGCAACACGTTCTGGGGGCTCGTGCTGCCCTACCTGTTCGGTTCGCCGTACGCGATCTTCCTGCTGAGGGAGTACTTCCGCGGGATCCCACAGGATCTCGTCGACGCCGCCCGCATCGACGGCGCGGGCCACTGGCGCATCCTGACCCGCATCATCGTGCCGCTGTCGCGCCCCATCATCGTCACCCTCGGCATCATCACGGTGGTGACGCACTGGAATAACTTCATGTGGCCCTTGATTATCACTAGTGGGCCCGAGTGGAGCGTCATCACGACGACCACCGCGAGCGTGCAGACGCAGTTCAACGGCAACTGGACGATCGTGATGGCCGCGACGACCATCGCGCTGCTCCCCCTGATCGTGCTCTTCACCATCTTCAACAAGCAGATCGTCTCATCGATCGCGATCACCAGCTTCCGGTGA